The genomic stretch TTAAAACTCAATATCAAAAAAACAATCTTGAAAAACAAAAATGCCAGAAACTATAAATAGTGACTAAATACTCAAGGGAACAACATTAGCAACAAAAGATATAATTACTAGTTCCTAGGATGCTTAAAACAAACCATCACTATCCAGCAACACCAAAACTCAAACTTCAAGCCTCCACCCTTTCTTCCTCAAGGATCAAGGTCTTTCCAGTTGGCTTGGCCAACAAATCAGTGTACTCTTGGAATGGAGATTTGGAGAACCTAGTTTCCTTCCAGAACTCAGGTGTCAGAAAACCATAGGTCTTCAACAAACAGTCAAAAGTGGCCTGCAAACAAGAAATGTCATAATGTACACATAAATCATAAATAAGCAACAAATTCCAAATAGCCAGGTATAAATGCAACGCAAAAGTAAGCTCAATATGAATCAAAAAGCTTATTTTGATCAAAGCACAAATCATTGTCCAACCAAGTTTCCCAAAATCAGTAAGTGCAGCACAATGTAGGGTTACAACCAAATTCATCATCAAATTAACAGTATATTCAAACATGCATATAGTATAAAATTACATCTTCACTGCAattcaacaaaataaaacataatTCAATGAGCATTGCAATTAACAAAGAGTTATTAAACTCAGTTAAATCTAAATTAAGAACCAATAAATAATTACATACAAATTACATAACTTTAAATGTCAATTCTTCTATACATATATCAATAAGAGATTATAATctataaataattaaaatttaaaacaATTATTATTATAAAAACTCATAATTTAAAAATAGAGATTCAAACCTTGACGAAGTTTCCTAGGGTTTTGGTGGATCCCCTAGATGAGGTGAAAACATCATCAATACCAGCAAACTGCAAAACCTTCTTCggaaccctagcagccacaattCCGGAACCACGAGGAGCCGGAACCATACGCACAGTAACCGAACCACACTTTCCGGTAACCTTACAAGGAACAGTGTGGGGCTTTCCGATCTTGTTACCCCAATAACCTCTCCTAACAGGAATAACAGAGAGCTTAGCCAAGATAATCGCACCACGAATTGCAGTAGCAACTTCTTTGCTGCACTTAACACCGAGACCAACGTGACCGTTATTGtcaccaacaacaacaaaggCCTTGAACCGGGTTCTCTGACCGGCTCGGGTTTGTTTCTGAACCGGCATGATTTTCATGACTTCGTCCTTGAGGGTTGGACCGACGAGAGTGTCGATGATTTGGTGCTCCTTGATTGGGAGAGAGTGGAGGTAGATCTGTTCGAGGCTGCGGATCTTTCCTTCCTTGACGAGACGACCTAGCTTGGTCACTGGAACCCATTTTTCCTCTTCCTCACGTCTTCCACCGGCTCTTCTGCGACCACCGCGGCCTCTGTCACCACGGCCGCCACGTCCTCCTCTTCCGCCGAATCCGCTGCCGAAGCCACCGCGGTCTCCGCCACCACGTTCTGCCATGTTGTTAGTGTTTGATTTGTGAATGGATACGGCAACGAAATACTTGTGTTATGCTGCTGCAAAGAAACTGTGTTAGAATTAGGGTTTCTGATTCTGAAAATATATAGTAGTGTTTTCGTTTCGGCTTTGGGTTTGGGTGGGCTTGTTCAAAAAGCCCATAAATCAAACCAATTGAATCGGGTCAATTACATTGCACTATAGTTTGGGCTTGGGTCAATTGCATTGCCTACCGAAAGTTTTACTCCATATCCCTATATTTATTTCCTACTTCAACAATTTatgaaatttgatcaagatatccctgtacaaataatatatttgtgaaaaaaaaatcattttttatttgattttcaaatttttcGA from Lathyrus oleraceus cultivar Zhongwan6 chromosome 7, CAAS_Psat_ZW6_1.0, whole genome shotgun sequence encodes the following:
- the LOC127100477 gene encoding 40S ribosomal protein S2-3; translation: MAERGGGDRGGFGSGFGGRGGRGGRGDRGRGGRRRAGGRREEEEKWVPVTKLGRLVKEGKIRSLEQIYLHSLPIKEHQIIDTLVGPTLKDEVMKIMPVQKQTRAGQRTRFKAFVVVGDNNGHVGLGVKCSKEVATAIRGAIILAKLSVIPVRRGYWGNKIGKPHTVPCKVTGKCGSVTVRMVPAPRGSGIVAARVPKKVLQFAGIDDVFTSSRGSTKTLGNFVKATFDCLLKTYGFLTPEFWKETRFSKSPFQEYTDLLAKPTGKTLILEEERVEA